A stretch of Procambarus clarkii isolate CNS0578487 chromosome 20, FALCON_Pclarkii_2.0, whole genome shotgun sequence DNA encodes these proteins:
- the LOC123755317 gene encoding ras-responsive element-binding protein 1 isoform X4, with translation MVLGHFTELVPIGFSQVLSMCINMTECGSEGESEAGVGGSFVCPVCQEVHSSQHEFTQHIRKHNHVLETDNGTKVYCCGICKKQLSSNSSLDRHMLVHSGERPFRCHICGTHFTTNGNMHRHIRGHYRNGGGGPGSDTGESDLGSEEGSSSPCKRRLDDEENVVSAKAVRLGDTEEELACPACGVEQPSQHALEQHVETIHPEYQVACTTCQLGFKNYRALHLHNSMVHPTATASPPQLDLTCTDFSITKFPLIAKEICESSSRQQQHPGEGIGVHRCQMCNITFPCADSWLMHMREHAAASSAPPPPLRCLRCDLTFSNVAELAHHHQRHLCEEPQPRKESFLAVLDLLNKQKREVPLTPMAATMEASFLAGGLRPPLGMPPPGHHSPAPADSAKASPEHPTAGRIAAAATTTASSVSPLVSSASVLSHDEQFAREYRDMKLNGQYPCRLCKDIFANLRKLKSHNLVHMVAPPYRCNLCSFFSNDKNTLKEHMKSHKGDTPYECNICNLAFTTKANCERHIKNIHGRQSRDEVKSCMNFIPQEEGTSSDHTLDTVCHICHIDCKARSVLRDHIRSSHPEGMTKPYSCKLCGGAFSSENDVMRHVIQQHAESASGPTLEQLVVNRSSSEDRHEHHDLTPVESLLNFSKLPMAMPTPHQPPPVSLPITFPHKPPVPVSIVPPRPLTPTITPVSPLPDVEDAPLDLSMNSKRDKEKEEEEEEEVDVEMSDIKTEQLEPEDLSKPRIDREDEVVVEKTIELSQESPSDVLKIPRPPFPLSTMYSQPLSLCSPFTPSQYPILMDPYGIRPVHQFDSALLEEYQKELKRGLQLTSGGALLSGTGGFLHHTSAFPLSALALAAARRNPLRIPRPEIRSVEIKAEDTSVTDNQVTNVPKPSDEDVMHFTMRNSVLMKKPKQRRYRTERPWRCDLCDKGFTLRSNMERHMKQQHPDVWQQRPRGVNTSRSESETPIAVTDAPQTISDTVREQLINKIEKESSDEREETRQREEEESELVIDDGQEEDGEEEEEEEDEDEEEEDEDGDGNSTDERSRDDSGTDLASVHKLLSTASSQSFPFFGSEGEEEPPGEDDSTSSTPVSEDGKRSAYSSAPQKQKCPFCQRKFPWSSSLVRHIRTHTGQKPYLCPVCHFPFTTKSNCDRHLLRKHPDSPHTMGGDRPYRCVKCPGAAFTNLESLRKHEMFKHEKASDTAVLRDDTRPFRCHVCETPLATREAALHHLSKAHPEHAQNIINTEPITTDNNNEPPVPDSTTTDRVSCMFCLQRYWSLAELKQHIATDHVRPSSPVTSEDEQREGCLPSPIIKTEIKEERKDETEGTDFISNLLGTKRAVVDRLLTSKSADDAAKLLGVR, from the exons atggtgctgggacACTTCACTGAACTTGTTCCAATTGGGTTCTCCCAAGTGCTATCCATGTGTATTAACATG ACGGAGTGTGGGAGTGAGGGCGAGAGCGAGGCGGGTGTGGGCGGCAGCTTTGTGTGCCCCGTGTGCCAGGAGGTGCACTCTTCTCAACATGAATTCACTCAACACATCCGAAAACACAACCACGTCCTCGAGACGGACAATGGCACGAAAGTGTACTGCTGCGGTATCTGTAAGAAACAGTTAAGTAGTAACAGCTCATTGGACAGACACATGCTGGTTCACTCTGGCGAACGGCCGTTTCGGTGTCACATCTGCGGCACGCACTTCACCACCAATGGCAACATGCATCGCCACATCCGCGGCCATTACCGCAATGGGGGCGGCGGTCCGGGCTCGGACACTGGGGAGAGCGACCTGGGCTCCGAAGAAGGCTCCTCCTCGCCGTGCAAGCGGAGACTGGACGACGAGGAGAACGTGGTGTCAGCCAAGGCAGTGCGTCTGGGCGATACTGAGGAGGAGCTGGCGTGTCCGGCGTGTGGAGTGGAGCAGCCAAGTCAACACGCGCTTGAGCAGCACGTGGAGACCATCCACCCAGAATACCAAGTGGCGTGCACCACCTGTCAGCTGGGTTTTAAAAACTATCGCGCGCTGCACCTCCACAACTCTATGGTCCACCCCACAGCTACTGCTTCTCCCCCGCAACTTGACCTCACGTGCACAGACTTCTCTATCACCAAGTTCCCACTCATTGCCAAAGAAATTTGCGAGTCGAGCAGCCGACAGCAGCAGCATCCAGGTGAGGGCATCGGTGTCCACAGGTGTCAGATGTGTAACATTACCTTTCCTTGTGCCGACTCGTGGCTGATGCATATGCGTGAACACGCTGCTGCCTCCTCGGCTCCCCCGCCTCCACTCAGATGTCTCCGGTGCGACCTGACTTTCTCAAACGTGGCAGAGttggctcaccaccaccagcgccacctgTGTGAAGAGCCCCAGCCTCGTAAAGAGAGCTTCTTGGCGGTGCTGGACTTGCTGAACAAACAAAAACGTGAAGTACCTTTAACGCCTATGGCCGCAACGATGGAGGCGTCCTTCCTCGCTGGGGGTTTGAGACCACCTCTGGGAATGCCGCCTCCCGGCCACCATTCTCCAGCACCTGCGGATTCAGCCAAGGCATCCCCGGAGCATCCAACAGCTGGTAGAATAGCTGCTGCAGCTACCACCACCGCCAGTAGTGTCTCTCCTCTTGTATCTTCTGCCTCGGTTCTCTCTCATGATGAACAGTTTGCACGCGAATACCGCGATATGAAATTGAATGGCCAGTACCCTTGCCGCTTGTGCAAAGATATTTTCGCTAATTTACGTAAACTTAAGTCACATAATCTGGTGCACATGGTGGCTCCCCCGTACCGTTGCAATCTTTGCTCTTTCTTCAGTAATGACAAAAACACACTGAAAGAGCACATGAAGAGTCACAAGGGAGATACGCCGTATGAATGTAACATATGCAATCTCGCCTTCACAACAAAGGCCAATTGTGAACGTCATATTAAGAATATTCATGGCCGCCAGTCACGGGATGAGGTGAAGAGCTGTATGAACTTCATTCCACAAGAGGAAGGGACGAGCAGTGATCACACACTGGACACCGTCTGTCATATTTGTCACATCGACTGCAAGGCACGATCTGTCCTGCGGGATCATATCCGTTCCTCTCACCCAGAAGGAATGACAAAACCCTATTCGTGCAAGCTGTGCGGAGGCGCCTTCTCATCTGAAAACGATGTGATGCGACATGTGATCCAGCAGCACGCAGAGTCCGCCTCAGGACCCACACTTGAACAACTCGTAGTGAATCGATCCTCTAGCGAAGATCGCCATGAACATCACGACCTCACGCCGGTGGAGTCTTTACTTAACTTTTCCAAATTGCCCATGGCGATGCCCACTCCCCATCAACCTCCTCCAGTTTCTTTGCCCATAACATTTCCACACAAGCCGCCAGTCCCTGTATCAATAGTCCCGCCCCGTCCCCTCACTCCGACTATcacccctgtctctcctctcccTGACGTGGAGGATGCTCCTCTAGACCTGAGTATGAACtctaaaagagataaggaaaaggaggaagaggaggaagaggaagttgATGTTGAAATGAGTGATATAAAGACTGAACAATTGGAGCCCGAGGACTTGTCAAAACCACGGATAGACAGAGAGGATGAAGTGGTTGTCGAAAAAACTATAGAGCTTTCACAAGAGTCTCCTTCCGATGTACTAAAGATTCCACGGCCACCCTTCCCACTAAGTACAATGTATTCACAGCCCCTGTCCCTCTGTAGTCCATTTACGCCAAGTCAGTATCCCATCCTTATGGACCCATACGGTATTCGTCCAGTCCATCAGTTTGACTCTGCATTACTGGAGGAATATCAGAAAGAGCTGAAACGTGGGTTGCAGCTCACCTCTGGTGGAGCATTGCTTAGTGGAACAGGAGGGTTTCTACACCACACTTCAGCATTTCCTCTTTCTGCTCTTGCCCTAGCTGCTGCTCGGCGCAATCCACTACGGATTCCACGCCCTGAAATTCGCAGTGTTGAAATTAAAGCTGAAGATACATCTGTAACAGACAATCAGGTGACTAATGTACCTAAACCAAGTGACGAGGACGTAATGCATTTTACAATGCGCAACTCTGTTCTAATGAAAAAACCCAAACAAAGAAGGTACCGAACAGAAAGACCATGGAGGTGCGATCTCTGTGATAAAGGGTTTACGCTACGTTCGAACATGGAGCGTCATATGAAGCAGCAGCATCCAGACGTATGGCAGCAGCGGCCGCGGGGTGTCAATACATCAAGATCGGAGTCGGAGACGCCAATCGCAGTAACAGATGCACCACAGACTATTTCCGACACGGTAAGAGAGCAGCTAATCAACAAGATCGAAAAGGAATCCAGTGATGAGAGAGAAGAGACGAGgcagagggaagaggaggagagtgaATTAGTTATTGATGATGGTCAAGAGGAAGAtggagaagaggaggaagaggaagaagacgAGGATGAAGAGGAAGAAGATGAAGACGGTGATGGGAATAGCACAGATGAGAGAAGTCGTGATGATAGCGGGAcagacctggccagtgttcacaagCTCTTGTCAACTGCATCCAGTCAAAGCTTTCCTTTTTTTGGCAGCGAGGGTGAGGAGGAACCCCCGGGTGAGGACGACTCTACTTCTTCCACGCCAGTATCAGAAGATGGAAAACGTAGTGCCTACTCTTCCGCCCCACAgaaacaaaaatgtccattttGTCAGAGAAAATTCCCGTGGTCTAGTTCTCTTGTTCGTCATATTCGAACTCACACAGGGCAGAAGCCATACTTATGTCCAGTCTGCCACTTTCCTTTCACCACAAAATCAAACTGTGATCGCCATCTTCTACGAAAACATCCCGACTCCCCGCACACAATGGGAGGCGACCGTCCATATCGCTGCGTCAAATGTCCAGGGGCAGCTTTCACCAATCTAGAGAGCCTTCGGAAGCATGAAATGTTCAAACACGAGAAAGCAAGTGATACAGCGGTCTTGCGAGACGATACCAGGCCCTTCCGGTGCCATGTTTGCGAGACTCCTCTAGCTACCCGCGAAGCTGCTCTGCATCACCTCAGCAAGGCCCACCCAGAACATGCGCAGAACATAATCAACACAGAGCCCATTACCacagacaacaacaatgaacCACCTGTTCCTGACTCTACCACAACAGACAGA GTCAGCTGCATGTTCTGTTTGCAGCGTTACTGGAGTCTGGCAGAATTAAAACAACATATTGCAACAGATCATGTTAGACCTTCCTCTCCAGTCACCTCTGAAGATGAACAAAGGGAAGGATGCCTACCTTCTCCGATAATTAAGACAGAGATAAAAGAAGAACGCAAAGATGAGACGGAAGGCACTGACTTCATCTCAAACCTACTTGGAACAAAGCGAGCGGTGGTCGATAGGTTGCTAACTTCGAAATCCGCCGACGACGCCGCTAAGCTGCTAGGTGTCCGATAA
- the LOC123755317 gene encoding ras-responsive element-binding protein 1 isoform X2: MAAATASPEPKGTLTPPGSSPLRAECDPTRGSSHGSTPPSPEAPPTPDSAHMAAEPTNHNAARLQSSTDRPERHLLTNQEPLSGAKKRKATKVHKVETECGSEGESEAGVGGSFVCPVCQEVHSSQHEFTQHIRKHNHVLETDNGTKVYCCGICKKQLSSNSSLDRHMLVHSGERPFRCHICGTHFTTNGNMHRHIRGHYRNGGGGPGSDTGESDLGSEEGSSSPCKRRLDDEENVVSAKAVRLGDTEEELACPACGVEQPSQHALEQHVETIHPEYQVACTTCQLGFKNYRALHLHNSMVHPTATASPPQLDLTCTDFSITKFPLIAKEICESSSRQQQHPGEGIGVHRCQMCNITFPCADSWLMHMREHAAASSAPPPPLRCLRCDLTFSNVAELAHHHQRHLCEEPQPRKESFLAVLDLLNKQKREVPLTPMAATMEASFLAGGLRPPLGMPPPGHHSPAPADSAKASPEHPTAGRIAAAATTTASSVSPLVSSASVLSHDEQFAREYRDMKLNGQYPCRLCKDIFANLRKLKSHNLVHMVAPPYRCNLCSFFSNDKNTLKEHMKSHKGDTPYECNICNLAFTTKANCERHIKNIHGRQSRDEVKSCMNFIPQEEGTSSDHTLDTVCHICHIDCKARSVLRDHIRSSHPEGMTKPYSCKLCGGAFSSENDVMRHVIQQHAESASGPTLEQLVVNRSSSEDRHEHHDLTPVESLLNFSKLPMAMPTPHQPPPVSLPITFPHKPPVPVSIVPPRPLTPTITPVSPLPDVEDAPLDLSMNSKRDKEKEEEEEEEVDVEMSDIKTEQLEPEDLSKPRIDREDEVVVEKTIELSQESPSDVLKIPRPPFPLSTMYSQPLSLCSPFTPSQYPILMDPYGIRPVHQFDSALLEEYQKELKRGLQLTSGGALLSGTGGFLHHTSAFPLSALALAAARRNPLRIPRPEIRSVEIKAEDTSVTDNQVTNVPKPSDEDVMHFTMRNSVLMKKPKQRRYRTERPWRCDLCDKGFTLRSNMERHMKQQHPDVWQQRPRGVNTSRSESETPIAVTDAPQTISDTVREQLINKIEKESSDEREETRQREEEESELVIDDGQEEDGEEEEEEEDEDEEEEDEDGDGNSTDERSRDDSGTDLASVHKLLSTASSQSFPFFGSEGEEEPPGEDDSTSSTPVSEDGKRSAYSSAPQKQKCPFCQRKFPWSSSLVRHIRTHTGQKPYLCPVCHFPFTTKSNCDRHLLRKHPDSPHTMGGDRPYRCVKCPGAAFTNLESLRKHEMFKHEKASDTAVLRDDTRPFRCHVCETPLATREAALHHLSKAHPEHAQNIINTEPITTDNNNEPPVPDSTTTDRVSCMFCLQRYWSLAELKQHIATDHVRPSSPVTSEDEQREGCLPSPIIKTEIKEERKDETEGTDFISNLLGTKRAVVDRLLTSKSADDAAKLLGVR; encoded by the exons ATGGCAGCGGCAACTGCGTCTCCAGAGCCTAAGGGCACGTTGACCCCCCCAGGTTCCTCCCCCCTGAGGGCGGAGTGTGACCCCACCCGAGGCTCCTCCCACGGCTCCACCCCCCCGTCGCCAGAGGCTCCCCCCACCCCAGACTCCGCCCACATGGCCGCTGAGCCCACCAATCACAACGCAGCGCGTCTTCAGTCCTCCACTGACAGACCAGAAAGGCACTTACTGACCAATCAAGAACCCCTCTCGGGAGCAAAGAAACGGAAGGCGACGAAGGTTCACAAAGTAGAG ACGGAGTGTGGGAGTGAGGGCGAGAGCGAGGCGGGTGTGGGCGGCAGCTTTGTGTGCCCCGTGTGCCAGGAGGTGCACTCTTCTCAACATGAATTCACTCAACACATCCGAAAACACAACCACGTCCTCGAGACGGACAATGGCACGAAAGTGTACTGCTGCGGTATCTGTAAGAAACAGTTAAGTAGTAACAGCTCATTGGACAGACACATGCTGGTTCACTCTGGCGAACGGCCGTTTCGGTGTCACATCTGCGGCACGCACTTCACCACCAATGGCAACATGCATCGCCACATCCGCGGCCATTACCGCAATGGGGGCGGCGGTCCGGGCTCGGACACTGGGGAGAGCGACCTGGGCTCCGAAGAAGGCTCCTCCTCGCCGTGCAAGCGGAGACTGGACGACGAGGAGAACGTGGTGTCAGCCAAGGCAGTGCGTCTGGGCGATACTGAGGAGGAGCTGGCGTGTCCGGCGTGTGGAGTGGAGCAGCCAAGTCAACACGCGCTTGAGCAGCACGTGGAGACCATCCACCCAGAATACCAAGTGGCGTGCACCACCTGTCAGCTGGGTTTTAAAAACTATCGCGCGCTGCACCTCCACAACTCTATGGTCCACCCCACAGCTACTGCTTCTCCCCCGCAACTTGACCTCACGTGCACAGACTTCTCTATCACCAAGTTCCCACTCATTGCCAAAGAAATTTGCGAGTCGAGCAGCCGACAGCAGCAGCATCCAGGTGAGGGCATCGGTGTCCACAGGTGTCAGATGTGTAACATTACCTTTCCTTGTGCCGACTCGTGGCTGATGCATATGCGTGAACACGCTGCTGCCTCCTCGGCTCCCCCGCCTCCACTCAGATGTCTCCGGTGCGACCTGACTTTCTCAAACGTGGCAGAGttggctcaccaccaccagcgccacctgTGTGAAGAGCCCCAGCCTCGTAAAGAGAGCTTCTTGGCGGTGCTGGACTTGCTGAACAAACAAAAACGTGAAGTACCTTTAACGCCTATGGCCGCAACGATGGAGGCGTCCTTCCTCGCTGGGGGTTTGAGACCACCTCTGGGAATGCCGCCTCCCGGCCACCATTCTCCAGCACCTGCGGATTCAGCCAAGGCATCCCCGGAGCATCCAACAGCTGGTAGAATAGCTGCTGCAGCTACCACCACCGCCAGTAGTGTCTCTCCTCTTGTATCTTCTGCCTCGGTTCTCTCTCATGATGAACAGTTTGCACGCGAATACCGCGATATGAAATTGAATGGCCAGTACCCTTGCCGCTTGTGCAAAGATATTTTCGCTAATTTACGTAAACTTAAGTCACATAATCTGGTGCACATGGTGGCTCCCCCGTACCGTTGCAATCTTTGCTCTTTCTTCAGTAATGACAAAAACACACTGAAAGAGCACATGAAGAGTCACAAGGGAGATACGCCGTATGAATGTAACATATGCAATCTCGCCTTCACAACAAAGGCCAATTGTGAACGTCATATTAAGAATATTCATGGCCGCCAGTCACGGGATGAGGTGAAGAGCTGTATGAACTTCATTCCACAAGAGGAAGGGACGAGCAGTGATCACACACTGGACACCGTCTGTCATATTTGTCACATCGACTGCAAGGCACGATCTGTCCTGCGGGATCATATCCGTTCCTCTCACCCAGAAGGAATGACAAAACCCTATTCGTGCAAGCTGTGCGGAGGCGCCTTCTCATCTGAAAACGATGTGATGCGACATGTGATCCAGCAGCACGCAGAGTCCGCCTCAGGACCCACACTTGAACAACTCGTAGTGAATCGATCCTCTAGCGAAGATCGCCATGAACATCACGACCTCACGCCGGTGGAGTCTTTACTTAACTTTTCCAAATTGCCCATGGCGATGCCCACTCCCCATCAACCTCCTCCAGTTTCTTTGCCCATAACATTTCCACACAAGCCGCCAGTCCCTGTATCAATAGTCCCGCCCCGTCCCCTCACTCCGACTATcacccctgtctctcctctcccTGACGTGGAGGATGCTCCTCTAGACCTGAGTATGAACtctaaaagagataaggaaaaggaggaagaggaggaagaggaagttgATGTTGAAATGAGTGATATAAAGACTGAACAATTGGAGCCCGAGGACTTGTCAAAACCACGGATAGACAGAGAGGATGAAGTGGTTGTCGAAAAAACTATAGAGCTTTCACAAGAGTCTCCTTCCGATGTACTAAAGATTCCACGGCCACCCTTCCCACTAAGTACAATGTATTCACAGCCCCTGTCCCTCTGTAGTCCATTTACGCCAAGTCAGTATCCCATCCTTATGGACCCATACGGTATTCGTCCAGTCCATCAGTTTGACTCTGCATTACTGGAGGAATATCAGAAAGAGCTGAAACGTGGGTTGCAGCTCACCTCTGGTGGAGCATTGCTTAGTGGAACAGGAGGGTTTCTACACCACACTTCAGCATTTCCTCTTTCTGCTCTTGCCCTAGCTGCTGCTCGGCGCAATCCACTACGGATTCCACGCCCTGAAATTCGCAGTGTTGAAATTAAAGCTGAAGATACATCTGTAACAGACAATCAGGTGACTAATGTACCTAAACCAAGTGACGAGGACGTAATGCATTTTACAATGCGCAACTCTGTTCTAATGAAAAAACCCAAACAAAGAAGGTACCGAACAGAAAGACCATGGAGGTGCGATCTCTGTGATAAAGGGTTTACGCTACGTTCGAACATGGAGCGTCATATGAAGCAGCAGCATCCAGACGTATGGCAGCAGCGGCCGCGGGGTGTCAATACATCAAGATCGGAGTCGGAGACGCCAATCGCAGTAACAGATGCACCACAGACTATTTCCGACACGGTAAGAGAGCAGCTAATCAACAAGATCGAAAAGGAATCCAGTGATGAGAGAGAAGAGACGAGgcagagggaagaggaggagagtgaATTAGTTATTGATGATGGTCAAGAGGAAGAtggagaagaggaggaagaggaagaagacgAGGATGAAGAGGAAGAAGATGAAGACGGTGATGGGAATAGCACAGATGAGAGAAGTCGTGATGATAGCGGGAcagacctggccagtgttcacaagCTCTTGTCAACTGCATCCAGTCAAAGCTTTCCTTTTTTTGGCAGCGAGGGTGAGGAGGAACCCCCGGGTGAGGACGACTCTACTTCTTCCACGCCAGTATCAGAAGATGGAAAACGTAGTGCCTACTCTTCCGCCCCACAgaaacaaaaatgtccattttGTCAGAGAAAATTCCCGTGGTCTAGTTCTCTTGTTCGTCATATTCGAACTCACACAGGGCAGAAGCCATACTTATGTCCAGTCTGCCACTTTCCTTTCACCACAAAATCAAACTGTGATCGCCATCTTCTACGAAAACATCCCGACTCCCCGCACACAATGGGAGGCGACCGTCCATATCGCTGCGTCAAATGTCCAGGGGCAGCTTTCACCAATCTAGAGAGCCTTCGGAAGCATGAAATGTTCAAACACGAGAAAGCAAGTGATACAGCGGTCTTGCGAGACGATACCAGGCCCTTCCGGTGCCATGTTTGCGAGACTCCTCTAGCTACCCGCGAAGCTGCTCTGCATCACCTCAGCAAGGCCCACCCAGAACATGCGCAGAACATAATCAACACAGAGCCCATTACCacagacaacaacaatgaacCACCTGTTCCTGACTCTACCACAACAGACAGA GTCAGCTGCATGTTCTGTTTGCAGCGTTACTGGAGTCTGGCAGAATTAAAACAACATATTGCAACAGATCATGTTAGACCTTCCTCTCCAGTCACCTCTGAAGATGAACAAAGGGAAGGATGCCTACCTTCTCCGATAATTAAGACAGAGATAAAAGAAGAACGCAAAGATGAGACGGAAGGCACTGACTTCATCTCAAACCTACTTGGAACAAAGCGAGCGGTGGTCGATAGGTTGCTAACTTCGAAATCCGCCGACGACGCCGCTAAGCTGCTAGGTGTCCGATAA